The Congregibacter litoralis KT71 genome contains a region encoding:
- the fusA gene encoding elongation factor G has product MARKTPIGRYRNIGIVAHVDAGKTTTTERILFYTGLSHKIGEVHDGAATMDWMEQEQERGITITSAATTCFWQGMDQQFDQHRINIIDTPGHVDFTIEVERSLRVLDGAVVVLCGSSGVQPQTETVWRQANKYHVPRMVFVNKMDRAGADFHSVIAQLKERLGANPVPLQMTIGAEEEFRGVVDLVKNKAIRWSADDMGMTFEYSEVPEELVDQVAEMREFLVEAAAEANDELMNKYLEGEELSEEEIKAGIRARTLASEIVPVLGGSAFKNKGVQAVLDAVIEYMPAPTEVKAIEGTLDDGETVEKREADDSAPFAALAFKIATDPFVGTLTFFRVYSGKLESGTAVFNSVKGKKERVGRMVQMHSNSREEIKEVLAGDIAAAVGLKDVTTGDTLCCQDSPIILERMEFPEPVISVAVEPRSTADQEKMGVALGKLSQEDPSFRVKTDEETGQTIISGMGELHLDIIIDRMRREFSVEANIGNPQVAYREAIRNTSEIEGKFVRQSGGRGQYGHVWIRFEPAEDATAEGLEFVNEIVGGSVPKEYIPAVQKGIEDQMQNGVLAGYPLLGLKATLYDGSFHDVDSNEMAFKIAASMATKQLSQDGGAVLLEPIMKVEVVTPEENMGDVVGDLNRRRGVIAGMDENPSGKVINADVPLAEMFGYATDLRSATQGRATYTMEFLQYAEAPNNVAQAIISKTQPY; this is encoded by the coding sequence GTGGCTCGCAAGACTCCAATTGGTCGTTATCGAAATATCGGTATTGTTGCGCACGTGGACGCGGGTAAAACCACGACCACGGAGCGCATCCTGTTTTACACCGGTCTGTCTCACAAGATAGGCGAGGTTCATGACGGCGCTGCCACCATGGACTGGATGGAGCAGGAGCAGGAGCGAGGCATCACTATTACCTCGGCTGCTACCACCTGCTTTTGGCAGGGCATGGATCAGCAGTTCGACCAGCATCGCATCAATATCATCGACACGCCGGGGCACGTCGACTTCACCATTGAAGTCGAGCGTTCCCTGCGCGTACTCGATGGCGCGGTCGTCGTTCTGTGCGGATCTTCCGGCGTTCAGCCGCAAACCGAGACCGTCTGGCGTCAGGCCAACAAGTATCATGTTCCCCGAATGGTCTTCGTCAATAAGATGGATCGCGCAGGAGCAGATTTCCATAGCGTTATTGCTCAGCTCAAGGAGCGCCTGGGCGCTAATCCTGTTCCGCTGCAAATGACCATTGGAGCCGAAGAGGAGTTCAGGGGTGTTGTCGACCTCGTGAAGAATAAGGCGATTCGGTGGAGCGCCGACGATATGGGCATGACCTTTGAGTATTCCGAGGTTCCCGAAGAACTCGTAGACCAGGTTGCAGAAATGCGCGAGTTTCTTGTCGAGGCGGCAGCAGAAGCCAACGACGAGCTTATGAACAAATATCTCGAAGGAGAGGAGCTCAGCGAGGAAGAGATTAAGGCCGGCATCCGTGCCCGAACCCTTGCCAGTGAGATTGTTCCGGTCCTTGGTGGATCTGCCTTCAAAAACAAGGGTGTGCAGGCGGTTCTGGACGCAGTTATTGAGTACATGCCCGCTCCCACAGAAGTAAAGGCCATTGAGGGCACGCTTGATGACGGTGAAACCGTGGAGAAGCGTGAGGCGGACGATTCTGCGCCGTTCGCCGCTCTGGCGTTCAAGATTGCTACCGACCCCTTTGTCGGCACGCTGACGTTTTTCCGCGTTTATTCGGGAAAATTGGAAAGCGGCACTGCGGTGTTCAATTCCGTCAAAGGAAAAAAAGAGCGCGTGGGGCGAATGGTGCAGATGCACTCGAATTCCCGCGAAGAAATCAAAGAAGTGCTGGCTGGAGACATCGCGGCCGCAGTGGGTCTGAAAGACGTCACAACCGGGGATACGCTGTGCTGCCAGGACAGCCCGATTATTCTCGAGCGCATGGAATTCCCGGAGCCGGTTATCTCTGTGGCCGTGGAGCCCCGTTCTACGGCGGATCAGGAGAAGATGGGCGTGGCTCTCGGGAAGCTCTCTCAGGAAGATCCATCTTTTCGCGTAAAGACCGACGAAGAGACAGGGCAGACCATCATCTCCGGTATGGGTGAACTGCACCTCGATATCATCATCGACCGCATGCGCCGGGAATTCAGTGTTGAAGCGAATATCGGTAATCCCCAGGTTGCCTATCGGGAAGCGATCCGAAATACCTCGGAGATCGAGGGTAAGTTCGTTCGCCAATCCGGCGGTCGCGGTCAGTACGGCCATGTCTGGATACGCTTTGAGCCGGCGGAGGATGCCACCGCCGAGGGGCTTGAGTTTGTAAACGAGATTGTTGGCGGATCCGTGCCCAAGGAATACATTCCTGCGGTACAGAAGGGCATCGAAGATCAAATGCAAAACGGCGTGCTTGCCGGTTATCCTCTCCTCGGTCTCAAGGCGACACTCTACGATGGCTCCTTTCACGATGTGGATTCGAATGAGATGGCTTTTAAGATAGCGGCCTCTATGGCGACGAAGCAGCTTTCCCAGGATGGTGGGGCGGTGCTTCTTGAGCCCATAATGAAGGTCGAAGTAGTCACCCCTGAAGAAAACATGGGCGACGTCGTTGGTGATCTCAATCGCCGCCGCGGCGTGATTGCGGGAATGGACGAGAACCCCTCAGGTAAAGTGATTAACGCGGACGTACCCCTTGCCGAAATGTTCGGCTACGCCACCGATCTGCGGAGCGCAACCCAGGGGCGTGCAACCTACACCATGGAATTTTTGCAGTACGCCGAGGCGCCGAACAACGTCGCCCAGGCCATTATTTCCAAGACCCAACCCTACTAA